The Rathayibacter caricis DSM 15933 genomic sequence ACGACCGCCGAGGCGAAATCCGTGTCGATGCGGACCGCGGCGACCAGCGCCCGGTCGGCCCGGAAGCGGAACGTCCGCGGCGGACGCCCCACGTCGGAGCGCGCCGGATCGGGCGCGGTCTCGTCGACCCAGCCCTCGTCGCAGAGGCTCGAGAGGATCAGCTCGACGGTGCGGCGCGAGAGGGCGACCTCGCGCACGAGCATCGCCATCGTCACCGGCTCGTCGTGCTCGGCGAGCGCGCGCAGCACGACTCCGGAGTTGAGGCGGCGGAGGGTGCTCGGGTCGGCGCCGGCCCTCATGCGACGAGCTCCCCGGGGAGGAGCGGCACGGCTCCGCAGGCGGCCTCGACCACGATCTCCACGCCCGCGGCTCCCCTCACTTCATCCCCGTCGCGACGATACCCTGCACGAAGTAGCGCTGCAGGAGCAGGAAGAGCACCAGCACGGGCAGCATCACGACGACCGCCCCGGCCAGGACGAGTCCGTAGTCGGTGACGTTCTGCGCCGCCTGCCGCGTCGCGGCGAGGCCGACCGGGAGCGTGTAGGTCGAGGTGTCCTGCGCCACGAGCAGCGGCCAGATGAAGTTGTTCCACGCGGCCAGGAACGACATGATCACGACCGTCGCGAGCGCGGGGCCCGCCAGCGGCAGGAACACCTGCGCGAAGATCCGCAGCTCGCTCGCGCCGTCGATCCGCGCGGCCTCGAGGAGCTCCTCCGGGATGCTCTCGGCGAACTGCCGCACGATGAAGATCGAGATGGGCAGCACGAGCGAGGGCAGCGCGATGCCCGCGAGGGTGTTCACCAGCCCCAGGCGCACCGTGACGACGAACTGCGGCACGAAGACCGCCGAGAACGGCATCATCAGCGAGATCAGCACCGCGACCATCGCGAACCGCTTGCCCGCGAAGTCGAGCTTGGCGAGCGCGTAGCCGGCGGCGGCCGCGGCGACCACGTTGCCGGCCACCACGACTCCGGCGACGATCAGGCTGTTGGCGAGGTAGCCGGTGAAGCCCGCCTGCGCGAAGAGGCGGCCGAAGTTCTCGAGGGTCACCGCCGACGGGAGCCACGCGCCGGGGTTCGCGCTGATGTCGGCGGTCGTGCGGAGCGACCCCGAGAAGACCCAGACGAAGGGCAGCAGGGTGATCGCCGCGAGGACGGCGAGCACCGGGTAGAGCACGAGGTGCCGCCGGCGCTCGGCGATCGCGCGCGTGGTGGTCTCGCGGGCCGGCGGACGCGATGCGGCGGGCGGCGGGGCGACGGGCGGACGGGTGGCGGTGGTGGTCATGAGCGGGACCTCAGCAGACGGAACTGCAGCGCGCTGACGAGCGCGACGATGAGCAGGAGGAGGAAGGACGCGGCCGACGAGACTCCGATGTTCCCGAAGCCGAACTGGCGGTAGGTGTACAGCGCCATCGACTCGGTGGAGCCGACCGGGCCGCCGCCCGTGAGCAGGTACGGCTCGTCGAAGACCTGGAGGAAGAAGACCGACAGCAGCACCGAGATGAGCAGCGTCGTGGGCATCAGCAGCGGCACGGTGATCGAGATCAGGCGGCGCCACGGGGACGCCCCGTCGAGCGAGGCCGCCTCGTGCACGTCCTCGGGCACCGACTGGAGGCCCGCGAGGAACAGGAGCATCGCGGTGCCGAAGTTGCGCCAGACGCCCAGCAGGATCACGACAGGCATGGCGAGCTGCTCGTCGCCGAGCCAGTTCGGGCCGGCGAACCCGATCGCTCCGAGGACCTCGTTGACCGTGCCGTTCTGGTTGAACGCGTACTGCCAGATCAGCGCCACCGAGACGATGTTGGTGACGACGGGGGCGTAGAAGAGCGCCCGGAACACTCCGCGGAGCCGCCGGATACCGGAGTTGAGTGCCAGAGCGAGCACGAAGCCCACCATCATCGTCAGCGGCACCCCGATCACGACGAAGTAGAGGGTGTTGAGCACCGAGCGGAGGAACGCCGCGTCGCCCAGCAGGACCGCGTAGTTCTCGAGGCCGGTGAAGTCGACGCCGAACGGCTGCTGCAGATCGGCGCCGCGGATGTCGGTGAGGCTCATGCCGACGGAGGCGAGCACCGGGATCGCCGTGAACACCACGAAGATCACGGCGAACGGCGCGAGGAAGAGCCAGGCGATGCCGGAGTGGCGGCCGTGGTGGGAGCGGCGCTCGCGCACCGCTCCCACCGCGGACCGGCCGGCGAGGGCGGTCAGAGCCACGCGGTCACTCCGTGCCGATCGAGTCGGCCTGGCGCTGGACGGCCGCGAGCGCGTCCGCGGCCGACTCGCTGCCGCGCGCGACCTTCTCCATCTCCTGGCCGAGCAGGGTCGACACCTGGGTCCAGGTGGTGACGGCGGGCAGCGGCTGCACGTTCTGCAGCTGCTCGAAGAACGCGTCCAGCAGCGGCTGGTCGGCGATCACCGGGTCCTGCCAGGCGTCGACCACGGCGGGCATGCTGCCCGCGGCCTCGTACTGCGCGATCTGGGTGTCCTGCTCGGCCGTGGCGCGCACGACCTTCCAGGCCGAGGCGGCGTTGTCGGAGGAGGCGGTCACGCCCCAGCTGCCGCCGGCGAGCTGACCGGAGTCGTTGTCGGGACCGGCGGGGAGCACGGCGGTGCCGATGTGCGCGTCGGTCCAGCCCTCCTCCTCGGCCGTGGTGTCGAGGGTCGCGACGACCCAGGGGCCGCTGATCATCGATCCCGTCTTCCCCGACACGAGGTACGGCTGCGCGTCGAGGAACTGCGGGGTGTCGGGCGAGGAGATGCCGTCGGCGAAGACCGAGGTGTTGTACTCGGCCGCGGCGAGCATCTCGGGGGTGTCGAGCGTCCACTCCGAGCCGTCGTCGCTGAGGAGCTCGGCGCCGGCCTGGTGCGCGAAGGTGGCGAGGGTCTGCCCGTTGTAGGTGTCCCAGCCGACGTCGGCGCCGAATCCGCTCTCGGCGCCGCCGGCCTCGAGGCCCTCGAAGAACGGGATGGTCTCGTCCCAGGTCGTCGGAGCGCTCACGCCCCCGGCCTCGGCGAAGTCGGAGCGGTAGATGAGCACGCGGGTGTACGCATACCAGGGCACGGAGTAGGTCGTGCCGTCGCGCTCGCCCGCCTCCCACGAGCCCTGGAAGAAGCTGTCGGAGTCGACGAGGCCGTCGGGCACCGGTGCGAAGGCGTCGGACGCGAGGAACTGCGCCTGCGCCTCCGTGTAGAGGAACGCGATGTCGGGGGCGGTGCCCGCGGCGACGGCGGTCTGCAGCTTGGTGTTGTACTCGTCGGAGGGGACGAGCGTGATCTCGAGGTCGAGGTCGGGGTTCTCGGCCGTGTAGTCGGCGAGGACCGCGTCGAGCTGGGTGGCGTCGCCGTCGGGGGCCCAGAGGGTGACGGTGCCGGTGGCGGCGGAGTCGTCGACCGTGGTGGCGGCGGCGGCGGCGCCGGTGTCGGCCGAGCGGCCGCATCCGGTGAGGGCGAGTGCGGTGACGGCGACGACTCCGCCGAGCAGGGCGAGTCGGGAGGACGGGGCGGTGCGCTTCATGGAGGCTCCTGGGGTCCGGGCGCTTTTCGCTACTTTGTAGCGGAAGTCGGCGCAGGGCGAAGGTCGTGCGGAGGAGGGGCGGGCCGCCGGGTCCGGTTCGGTCCGGATTATGCGACCTTGTAGCAGAAGTGCGGGAAGAAAGACCCGGCCGAAGCCGGGTCGTGAACGAACCTAGGCCCCTGCTGTTTCGGGCGGATTACCCGCGCGGCACGCTCTCGTTACGGAGTGAGGGCGGCGGCGAGGGCCGCGGCCTGGGCGGCCCAGAAGCGCTTCGCGACTCCGGTGCGGCGGAACAGGGCGTCGAAGCCGTGGAACGCGCCCTGCACGATCTCGAGCTCGCAGGGCACGCCGGCCGCACGCAGGCGCTCGGCGTGGCGGACGTCCTCGTCGTGGAAGAGGTCGAGGGTGCCGACGCCGATCCAGGCGGGCGGGAGGCCCGTGAGGTCGTCGCGGCGGGCGGGTGCGGCGTAGGGCGAGACGTCCGCGCCGCCGGGCTCGGTGCCGAGGTAGGAGGTCCAGCCGAAGCGGTTGCTGCCGGGAGTCCAGACACGGACGCCCGGAGGAGTGGGGCCGGGGCGGGTCACGGTGCGGTCGTCGAGCATCGGGTAGACGAGCAGCTGGAACGCGGGCTGGGGCCCGCCGCGGTCGTGGGCGAGCAGGGTCGCGCCCGCGGCGAGGCCTCCGCCGGCGCTCGCTCCTCCGATCGCGATGCGGTGGGGATCGACCCCGCGCTCGTCGGCGTGCTCGACGAGCCAGTGGAAGGCGGCCAGCACGTCCTCGAGGGCGGCGGGAGCGGGATGCGCGGGCGAGAGGCGGTACTCGACCGAGAGGACGGTGATGCCGAGGGTGCGGGCGAAGGCGATGTTCGACGCCTCGTCCTGGAAACGGCTGCCGAGCACCATCCCTCCGCCGTGCACCCACAGGAGGGCAGGGGCGGTCCCGCGGAGGACGCGGGGGCGATAGCTGCGCGCCCGGATCGGCGGTGCGCCGTCGGAGCCCGGGATCTCGACGTCCTCGACGAGCAGGTCGGCCGGTGCCTCCCCGCCCACGGCCTCGCGCCGGGTGGCGAGTCGGAGCAGGCGCGGCCCGAGGGAGACGGGCGGGATCCAGCGGCCGAGCGCGAGATCCGGGTGGAAGAGGGACGCCGTCGCGGCGGTGCGGGCTGACGCGGTCATGCGCGGGAGGCTACTCCCCGCGCCTCGGCGGACGCCCCTCTCCCCCATTACGGGCGGACCAGCGTCTTGATCGCGCGGCGCTCGTCCATCGCGGCGTACGCCTCCGCGATCTCATCGAGCGGGAGCTCGAGGTCGAAGACCAGGCCGGGCTCGATCGCTCCGCTGAGCACGTCGGGGAGGAGCTCCTCCATGTAGCCGCGGACGGGCGCGACTCCGCCGTTCACGCCGACGTTCGACCCGAACATTTGGCGCACGGGCAGCTCCGGACCGCCGTTGGGCACGCCGACGTAGCCGACCATGCCGCCGGGGCGAGCCGAGTCGAGCGCCTGCTGCATCGACTCCTTGGTGCCGACGCACTCGAGGACGCAGTCGGCGCCGATGCCGCCGGTGAGCTCCTTCACACGGGCGACGCCCTCGTCTCCGCGCGTCTCGACGATGTGCGTGGCGCCGAAGCGGGTGGCGAGCGCCTGACGGGACTCGTGGCGCGACATCGCGATGATCGTCGTGGCGCCCAGGCGCTTCGCGGCGAGCACGGCGCACAGGCCGACCGCGCCGTCGCCGACGACCGCCACGGTCGAGCCCGCGGTGACGCCGGCCGAGACGGCGGCGTGGTGACCGGTGCCCATGACATCGGCGAGCGTCAGGAGGCTGGGGATGAGCTTCGGGTCGGGATCGGTGCCGACGCGGAAGAGGGTGCCGTCGGCCAGCGGCACGCGCACCTTCTCGCCCTGGGCGCCGTCGGCGAAGCCCTCGTCACCCACCTCGGCTCCCCACCAGCCGCCGGTGAGGCACGACGTCGAGACGCCGTTGGCGCAGTTCGCGCACGTGCCGTCGCAGACGTAGAACGGAGCGATCACGAAGTCGCCGACGGAGATGTCGCGCACGTCGTCGCCGACCGACTCGACGACTCCGACGAACTCGTGCCCGATGCGGTGCGCCTCCTTCGTCGGCGTGACACCGCGGTAGGGCCAGAGGTCGGAGCCGCACACGCAGGCCGCGGTGACGCGCACGATCGCGTCGCGCCCGGTCGAGAGGGTCGGCTCGGGGACCTCCTCGAGTCGGACGTCGCGCTCGCCGTGGATGAGTGTTGCTCGCATGAGGGATCTCCTGCTCGAGAGGGGGGTGGGGTCGTTTCCACGGTACGCCGGGGTGCGCGCGGGAGGCGGCGCGGGGCGGGGGCTTGCACGGGCGTGCGGAACGGGGCACGGAGTCGACGGGCGCGGAGGAGAGGCGCGGAGACCGCGGCCGCCCCGCTCGTCACGGCGGCGCCTCCGCCCAGCCGTCGCGCCCGACGATCACGTGCGCCAGGAACCCGAGGCCGCACGCCCGAGCCCCGTCGGCGAGCGCGCGGGTGGCGGCGCGGTCGGAGGGGAGCACGGTCGCGTCGCCGGAGTGACTGTGCGCGAGTGCGACGCCGGCGGCTCCGCGGGAGAGGACCTCGGCCAGGACCGCGGGCACGGGGAGATCGGCGTGGGAGGCGCCTCCGTCGGACAGGGCGAGGACGTCGCGCACCGCCCCGGAGGCGTCGAGCGCGACGGCGAGCACGGTCTCGTCGGGCCGGGCGCTCAACAGGGGGCCCACGAGAGCGGCGAGCTCGGCGGGAGTGGTGACGCGGGGCGCCCGGTGCGCGCGGTTCATCCGCCGGCGCAGCTCGAAGGACGCGACGATGCGGCACGCCGCGACCTCGCCGATGCCGCGCTGGCGGGCGAGGTCGACGACTCCGGCCCGCGCGACCGCGTCGATGCCGCCGAACCGGGCGAGCAGCTGCTGGGCGACGACGGTCGCGTTGGCGCCGCGGACGCCGTTGCCGATCAGGACGGCCAGGGTCTCGGCGTCGGTCAGCGCCGCCGGACCGTGCGCGCGCAGCCGCTCGCGCGGGCGCTGCTCGGGGGCGAGGTCGGCCATGCGCGGAGCCGGCGGAGGGAGGGACATGGCGGCGACGGTACCGGCGCGGCCGGGTGCCGCGAGGGCCGCTCCCCCGACGCTGTGGACGACTTCGCGGCCCCTCCCCTCTGTGGAGGAGCCTCCGCCCGCAGCCGCGCGCTCGAATCCGCGGAAGTCGTCGTACTCGAGCTCGAGTACGACGACTTCTGAGGAGTGGAGCCGCCCTACGCCGCCGTCGGCAGTCCGGCGCTGACCACGAGACCGTCGCCGTCGTCCGACACGTCGACCAGCACCACGTCGCCGTCGCG encodes the following:
- a CDS encoding extracellular solute-binding protein, giving the protein MKRTAPSSRLALLGGVVAVTALALTGCGRSADTGAAAAATTVDDSAATGTVTLWAPDGDATQLDAVLADYTAENPDLDLEITLVPSDEYNTKLQTAVAAGTAPDIAFLYTEAQAQFLASDAFAPVPDGLVDSDSFFQGSWEAGERDGTTYSVPWYAYTRVLIYRSDFAEAGGVSAPTTWDETIPFFEGLEAGGAESGFGADVGWDTYNGQTLATFAHQAGAELLSDDGSEWTLDTPEMLAAAEYNTSVFADGISSPDTPQFLDAQPYLVSGKTGSMISGPWVVATLDTTAEEEGWTDAHIGTAVLPAGPDNDSGQLAGGSWGVTASSDNAASAWKVVRATAEQDTQIAQYEAAGSMPAVVDAWQDPVIADQPLLDAFFEQLQNVQPLPAVTTWTQVSTLLGQEMEKVARGSESAADALAAVQRQADSIGTE
- a CDS encoding zinc-dependent alcohol dehydrogenase family protein, which gives rise to MRATLIHGERDVRLEEVPEPTLSTGRDAIVRVTAACVCGSDLWPYRGVTPTKEAHRIGHEFVGVVESVGDDVRDISVGDFVIAPFYVCDGTCANCANGVSTSCLTGGWWGAEVGDEGFADGAQGEKVRVPLADGTLFRVGTDPDPKLIPSLLTLADVMGTGHHAAVSAGVTAGSTVAVVGDGAVGLCAVLAAKRLGATTIIAMSRHESRQALATRFGATHIVETRGDEGVARVKELTGGIGADCVLECVGTKESMQQALDSARPGGMVGYVGVPNGGPELPVRQMFGSNVGVNGGVAPVRGYMEELLPDVLSGAIEPGLVFDLELPLDEIAEAYAAMDERRAIKTLVRP
- a CDS encoding carbohydrate ABC transporter permease yields the protein MALTALAGRSAVGAVRERRSHHGRHSGIAWLFLAPFAVIFVVFTAIPVLASVGMSLTDIRGADLQQPFGVDFTGLENYAVLLGDAAFLRSVLNTLYFVVIGVPLTMMVGFVLALALNSGIRRLRGVFRALFYAPVVTNIVSVALIWQYAFNQNGTVNEVLGAIGFAGPNWLGDEQLAMPVVILLGVWRNFGTAMLLFLAGLQSVPEDVHEAASLDGASPWRRLISITVPLLMPTTLLISVLLSVFFLQVFDEPYLLTGGGPVGSTESMALYTYRQFGFGNIGVSSAASFLLLLIVALVSALQFRLLRSRS
- a CDS encoding alpha/beta hydrolase, translating into MTASARTAATASLFHPDLALGRWIPPVSLGPRLLRLATRREAVGGEAPADLLVEDVEIPGSDGAPPIRARSYRPRVLRGTAPALLWVHGGGMVLGSRFQDEASNIAFARTLGITVLSVEYRLSPAHPAPAALEDVLAAFHWLVEHADERGVDPHRIAIGGASAGGGLAAGATLLAHDRGGPQPAFQLLVYPMLDDRTVTRPGPTPPGVRVWTPGSNRFGWTSYLGTEPGGADVSPYAAPARRDDLTGLPPAWIGVGTLDLFHDEDVRHAERLRAAGVPCELEIVQGAFHGFDALFRRTGVAKRFWAAQAAALAAALTP
- a CDS encoding carbohydrate ABC transporter permease, giving the protein MTTTATRPPVAPPPAASRPPARETTTRAIAERRRHLVLYPVLAVLAAITLLPFVWVFSGSLRTTADISANPGAWLPSAVTLENFGRLFAQAGFTGYLANSLIVAGVVVAGNVVAAAAAGYALAKLDFAGKRFAMVAVLISLMMPFSAVFVPQFVVTVRLGLVNTLAGIALPSLVLPISIFIVRQFAESIPEELLEAARIDGASELRIFAQVFLPLAGPALATVVIMSFLAAWNNFIWPLLVAQDTSTYTLPVGLAATRQAAQNVTDYGLVLAGAVVVMLPVLVLFLLLQRYFVQGIVATGMK
- a CDS encoding JAB domain-containing protein, with amino-acid sequence MSLPPPAPRMADLAPEQRPRERLRAHGPAALTDAETLAVLIGNGVRGANATVVAQQLLARFGGIDAVARAGVVDLARQRGIGEVAACRIVASFELRRRMNRAHRAPRVTTPAELAALVGPLLSARPDETVLAVALDASGAVRDVLALSDGGASHADLPVPAVLAEVLSRGAAGVALAHSHSGDATVLPSDRAATRALADGARACGLGFLAHVIVGRDGWAEAPP